From the Alphaproteobacteria bacterium LSUCC0719 genome, one window contains:
- a CDS encoding DUF448 domain-containing protein, with product MAERTCILSGESLPRDRLIRFVAGPEGHAVVDLAEKLPGRGAWIELNADSLRRAVAKKLLQRRIGAGIQDAEREITNIADMLRARAIATAGMARRAGCLVGGSGKLAAEAVGFIGLLAAPDASEREMRRLCSRLDVEWTSRCLMAEELGRIFGRDSLAFVGVRAGRAPKLAETLRLELMRMEVFSVSSACQAR from the coding sequence ATGGCCGAGCGCACCTGCATCCTGTCCGGCGAGAGCCTGCCACGTGACCGGCTGATCCGGTTCGTTGCCGGCCCTGAAGGTCATGCTGTTGTCGATCTGGCAGAAAAACTGCCGGGTCGCGGCGCGTGGATCGAGCTGAATGCGGACAGCCTGCGCCGGGCTGTTGCCAAAAAGCTGCTGCAGCGGCGAATCGGTGCCGGGATTCAGGACGCAGAGCGTGAAATCACGAATATTGCCGACATGCTGCGGGCGCGTGCCATTGCCACTGCGGGTATGGCGCGCCGTGCCGGATGTCTTGTTGGCGGTTCGGGAAAGCTGGCTGCAGAGGCGGTGGGATTCATCGGCCTTCTTGCCGCGCCCGATGCGTCGGAACGGGAAATGCGGCGCCTGTGTTCACGTCTTGATGTTGAATGGACAAGCCGCTGCCTGATGGCCGAGGAACTTGGTCGGATCTTTGGCCGGGACAGTCTTGCCTTTGTCGGCGTTCGCGCCGGCAGGGCACCAAAATTGGCGGAGACACTCCGTCTTGAGCTGATGCGCATGGAGGTCTTTTCTGTGTCTTCGGCTTGTCAGGCACGGTGA